A portion of the Agrobacterium tumefaciens genome contains these proteins:
- a CDS encoding acetyl-CoA carboxylase biotin carboxyl carrier protein, with the protein MDLPKIKTLIDFVGRTNVTELMVTEKSVTVRIFKTAPRTETGSNVSVKAEDDALIDRSESILPATTSATSVHAPIFGVLHRASAPGQPSFVEAGDVVEEGQALFIIEAMKVFNKIVAPRAGRITYLTEVDGGEVEANDLLAEIA; encoded by the coding sequence ATGGACCTGCCGAAGATAAAGACGCTGATTGATTTTGTCGGACGAACGAACGTCACCGAACTCATGGTGACAGAGAAAAGCGTAACTGTGCGGATATTCAAAACCGCACCTCGAACAGAGACTGGCAGCAATGTCTCGGTCAAAGCCGAGGATGACGCCCTGATCGATCGGTCGGAGTCGATCCTTCCTGCCACCACATCGGCCACCTCCGTTCATGCCCCGATTTTTGGCGTTTTGCATCGCGCTTCCGCGCCTGGACAACCTTCATTTGTCGAGGCTGGAGATGTGGTCGAGGAGGGGCAGGCCCTCTTCATCATCGAAGCCATGAAAGTCTTCAATAAAATTGTTGCGCCACGCGCTGGCCGGATCACCTATCTGACGGAGGTTGATGGTGGCGAGGTTGAGGCCAATGATTTGCTGGCGGAGATCGCGTAG
- the accC gene encoding acetyl-CoA carboxylase biotin carboxylase subunit: protein MPGFDTVLIANRGEIAARIQRACRELGLETVAICSEADRQAPYGQTADTFLCVGPANAAKSYLNQNAILIAARLTGAGAIHPGYGFLSENAAFSQAVEDAGLVFIGPDARSISTMGDKIAAKRAMIAAGVPCVPGPDTALPEDAATVERIANEIGYPIIIKAAGGGGGRGMRVVQEAALLHEAITLTREEARQAFGSAVLYMEKFLQHPRHIEIQVLCDTHGNAVWLGHRDCSMQRRHQKVVEEAPAPGISVDVIQPVGMACVEACRQIGYRGVGTFEFLFEDGKFYFIEMNTRLQVEHPVTEMTSGIDIVQAQIKAAQGKPLDLRQADVICDGHSFECRINAEDPDKFLPSAGVVTDLVLPEGEGIRVDTHIHVGYRVSPYYDSLIAKLIVHAPTRAEAMVRMRQALAGTRVEGISTNLPLLRVLFEDDAFAQGETDIHYLEQWLKERSAA from the coding sequence ATGCCGGGTTTCGACACGGTCCTGATTGCCAACCGGGGTGAAATTGCTGCACGCATTCAGCGCGCCTGCCGCGAATTGGGCTTGGAGACCGTAGCCATCTGCTCTGAGGCGGACAGGCAGGCTCCATATGGCCAAACGGCTGACACCTTCCTTTGTGTTGGCCCGGCGAATGCTGCCAAGAGCTATCTCAATCAGAATGCCATCTTAATCGCTGCCCGTCTGACGGGTGCCGGTGCGATCCATCCCGGTTATGGATTTCTGTCCGAAAATGCCGCCTTTTCTCAGGCGGTCGAAGATGCCGGTCTCGTATTCATCGGTCCGGACGCAAGGTCGATCTCCACGATGGGCGACAAGATCGCTGCCAAACGGGCAATGATTGCGGCCGGTGTGCCATGTGTACCGGGACCGGATACAGCGCTTCCCGAGGATGCTGCAACGGTTGAGCGTATCGCGAATGAGATCGGCTATCCAATCATCATCAAGGCTGCGGGCGGTGGTGGCGGGCGTGGCATGCGGGTGGTGCAGGAAGCTGCCTTGCTTCATGAAGCCATTACGTTGACGAGGGAGGAGGCGAGGCAGGCTTTTGGCTCTGCTGTCCTCTACATGGAGAAGTTTCTCCAGCATCCCCGTCATATCGAAATACAGGTCTTGTGCGACACGCACGGCAATGCCGTCTGGCTTGGTCACCGCGACTGTTCGATGCAACGTCGTCATCAAAAAGTGGTCGAAGAAGCGCCAGCGCCTGGAATTTCGGTCGATGTGATCCAGCCGGTTGGTATGGCTTGCGTCGAGGCTTGCCGACAGATTGGCTATCGCGGGGTGGGAACTTTCGAATTCCTGTTTGAAGACGGCAAGTTCTATTTCATCGAGATGAATACGCGCTTGCAGGTCGAACATCCCGTCACGGAAATGACGAGCGGCATCGACATCGTTCAGGCCCAGATCAAGGCGGCGCAGGGTAAGCCTCTGGACTTGCGGCAGGCAGATGTTATCTGCGACGGACATTCTTTCGAATGCCGGATCAATGCCGAAGATCCTGATAAGTTTCTCCCCTCGGCGGGCGTCGTGACCGATCTTGTGCTGCCGGAAGGAGAGGGGATTCGCGTCGATACCCATATCCATGTCGGCTACCGGGTGTCACCCTATTATGATTCCTTGATCGCCAAGTTGATCGTACATGCGCCGACCCGTGCTGAAGCCATGGTTAGGATGCGCCAAGCGCTTGCGGGTACACGGGTGGAGGGTATTTCGACCAATCTTCCGCTCCTGCGCGTCCTGTTTGAGGACGACGCTTTTGCGCAGGGCGAAACAGACATTCACTATCTTGAACAATGGCTAAAAGAACGGAGCGCGGCATGA
- a CDS encoding acetyl-CoA carboxylase, translating to MSRPDFSDPVLLTALTDMLTDAGVDGVEITTPEGQVRIIVSASARSAISVAVTVCSPKAAVSKVVVKAPIAGLFCSSKPALPAKMQNLPRLVAADDVIGFIRIDHILIPVVAGRNGSLVNQLAVQDALVGFGDPLFEIELQS from the coding sequence ATGAGCAGGCCCGACTTTAGCGACCCCGTCTTACTCACAGCTTTGACCGATATGCTGACGGATGCAGGCGTGGACGGCGTGGAAATCACGACGCCTGAGGGTCAGGTACGCATTATTGTTTCTGCCTCGGCAAGATCTGCAATTTCCGTCGCCGTCACTGTTTGCTCACCAAAGGCCGCTGTTTCGAAAGTGGTGGTAAAAGCGCCGATTGCCGGTCTCTTCTGCTCTTCTAAGCCTGCTCTGCCTGCAAAAATGCAAAATCTTCCGCGTTTGGTTGCTGCAGATGACGTGATTGGATTTATCCGGATCGACCACATTCTCATCCCCGTTGTCGCGGGTCGTAACGGTTCGCTCGTCAATCAGCTTGCCGTGCAGGATGCTCTGGTTGGTTTTGGTGATCCGCTGTTCGAAATCGAGCTTCAATCATGA
- the pxpB gene encoding 5-oxoprolinase subunit PxpB — protein sequence MIATSNTLAPRHEIQPVIKGQARVSFIGSRSFLLEASGEFDLPAQRWIWALSQTVKVWAGVAEVIPGMTNLLAIFKETPEDPESIVSQLLDAWDKAASLDIVGKTVEIPVHYGGEYAADLPAICDFSGLSDREVVRIHHEATYRVFALGSAPGFGYLHGLDARIYMPRKTVPSIKMEKGCVTIGGMQTGVAMLTGPNGWNSIGYADLQMFDPASSSPALLAPGDTVRFIPTGIEL from the coding sequence ATGATTGCGACATCGAACACTCTAGCACCTCGTCACGAAATCCAGCCCGTCATCAAAGGCCAGGCGCGCGTTTCGTTCATAGGCTCCCGGTCATTCTTGCTCGAAGCATCCGGCGAATTTGATCTGCCAGCACAACGCTGGATCTGGGCGCTTTCGCAAACGGTAAAAGTCTGGGCAGGTGTTGCGGAAGTCATTCCCGGCATGACGAACCTTCTGGCGATTTTTAAGGAAACGCCTGAAGATCCAGAGTCCATCGTGTCTCAGTTGCTCGATGCCTGGGATAAAGCAGCCAGTCTGGATATTGTCGGGAAGACTGTTGAAATACCGGTACATTATGGGGGCGAATACGCTGCCGACCTTCCAGCCATCTGTGATTTTTCAGGGCTGAGCGACCGCGAAGTCGTGCGGATTCACCATGAGGCGACCTACCGCGTCTTCGCGCTTGGGAGCGCGCCAGGCTTTGGCTATCTGCATGGTCTTGATGCGCGCATCTATATGCCGCGAAAAACCGTGCCATCGATCAAGATGGAAAAGGGTTGCGTGACGATCGGTGGAATGCAGACGGGTGTGGCGATGTTGACCGGACCGAATGGGTGGAATTCCATCGGTTACGCCGATTTGCAGATGTTCGATCCCGCCTCTTCTTCGCCAGCTCTTTTGGCACCCGGAGATACGGTTCGCTTCATACCTACAGGGATCGAGCTATGA
- a CDS encoding 5-oxoprolinase subunit C family protein: protein MIEIIETGPFNTVQDLGRPGYRDIGVSAGGAMDPLSLKIGNILTGNAADAAVIEVQTFPFKLRFTKTATFAVTGTDGPPLLDGKELLSWCAHIGKEGQILELRQPPKLARAYVAVTGGVDVPVLMGSRSTALRGSFGGHDGRPLAKGDRLEIGASADLLPLPSNGLGVVEPSVALSDIFPPVVDGVLPIRAIPAGEQKLFANDGEEFWSQIWRISSRSDRTGYRLSGDPIKPTETIEMRSHGVMPGVVQVPPGGEPIIQMSDANTAGGYPKIAGVIEADLWRLGQARAGGKIKFVKSNHEEARVAERAVAKYVDDVRQTSQMVKRALNAMG from the coding sequence ATGATCGAGATTATCGAAACCGGCCCCTTCAACACCGTGCAAGACCTCGGTCGCCCCGGTTACCGTGACATCGGGGTTTCTGCTGGCGGTGCCATGGATCCTCTGTCGCTCAAGATCGGCAATATTCTGACCGGTAATGCCGCAGATGCTGCTGTCATCGAAGTCCAGACTTTTCCATTCAAATTGCGTTTTACGAAAACAGCAACATTTGCCGTTACCGGGACGGATGGGCCCCCGTTGCTTGACGGGAAAGAGCTGCTTTCCTGGTGCGCTCATATCGGCAAGGAAGGTCAGATACTGGAACTGAGGCAGCCGCCGAAACTCGCCCGCGCCTATGTCGCGGTTACGGGCGGGGTGGACGTTCCGGTTTTGATGGGATCTCGAAGCACGGCACTGCGCGGCAGTTTCGGCGGTCACGATGGGCGACCGCTTGCAAAAGGTGACAGGCTGGAAATAGGGGCTTCCGCCGATCTGTTACCACTGCCATCAAACGGGCTTGGTGTAGTTGAGCCTTCCGTGGCTTTGAGCGATATTTTCCCGCCTGTGGTGGACGGCGTTTTGCCGATACGTGCTATTCCGGCCGGTGAACAAAAGCTGTTTGCCAATGATGGCGAGGAATTCTGGAGCCAGATCTGGCGCATATCCTCCCGCAGCGACCGGACCGGTTATCGGCTGTCGGGTGATCCTATAAAACCGACCGAAACCATCGAAATGCGTTCCCACGGTGTGATGCCGGGCGTTGTACAGGTGCCGCCAGGTGGCGAGCCGATCATCCAGATGAGCGATGCAAATACGGCGGGCGGTTATCCAAAGATTGCCGGCGTGATCGAAGCCGACCTGTGGCGGTTAGGACAGGCACGCGCGGGTGGGAAGATCAAATTCGTGAAGTCCAATCACGAGGAAGCGCGTGTGGCCGAGCGGGCAGTTGCGAAATACGTCGATGATGTTCGCCAGACCTCACAAATGGTCAAGCGAGCGCTGAATGCGATGGGTTGA
- a CDS encoding 5-oxoprolinase subunit PxpA, with product MKIDLNSDMGEGFGPYRLCDDEAMMKIVSSANIACGFHGGEPDTMARMVRLAKENGVGIGAHPGLPDRAGFGRREMPFQPDELRQQMLYQLGALIAIAKSEGVEVGHFSFHAAMGNMVNRDPALADMMMNAISAVDPKLVVFVTPDSEIERAAKRAGLKTLALFLADRAYDAKGSLVARGLPGALVKDEPSVRARVRRFLTDGTVKAIDGTIITMPARSILVHSDTPGSLELARIVRSEISASGATLAPAAELAS from the coding sequence ATGAAGATCGATCTGAACTCCGACATGGGCGAAGGCTTCGGTCCTTACCGGCTCTGTGACGACGAAGCGATGATGAAGATCGTATCGTCGGCTAATATTGCCTGTGGTTTTCATGGCGGCGAGCCAGATACGATGGCGCGAATGGTTCGCCTTGCCAAAGAAAATGGCGTCGGCATCGGCGCACATCCGGGATTGCCTGATAGGGCAGGCTTCGGCCGACGCGAAATGCCCTTCCAGCCGGATGAGTTGAGACAGCAGATGCTGTATCAGCTCGGGGCCTTGATCGCGATTGCCAAAAGCGAAGGCGTCGAAGTCGGGCACTTCAGTTTTCATGCGGCCATGGGCAATATGGTCAATCGCGACCCGGCGCTTGCCGATATGATGATGAATGCCATTTCTGCCGTTGATCCGAAGCTTGTGGTGTTCGTAACGCCGGACAGCGAAATCGAGAGAGCGGCAAAACGCGCTGGCTTGAAGACCCTGGCATTGTTTTTGGCCGATCGCGCCTATGACGCCAAGGGAAGCCTTGTCGCGCGGGGTCTTCCCGGCGCGCTGGTCAAGGATGAACCATCGGTGCGTGCGCGTGTCCGCCGGTTCCTGACCGATGGCACGGTCAAAGCCATCGATGGCACGATCATCACAATGCCGGCTCGCTCCATCCTCGTCCACAGCGATACGCCCGGTTCACTGGAGCTGGCGCGTATCGTGCGTAGTGAAATCAGCGCCTCCGGCGCAACGCTCGCGCCTGCCGCAGAACTCGCGTCTTAA
- a CDS encoding pyridoxal phosphate-dependent aminotransferase, with translation MPSTSDRLKNVSISASAAMTQRARELAAQGVKVVSLSSGEPDFPTPAHAIEAAHEAALGGQTKYPPMDGTPALKAAIARKFKRDNNLTYDASQIIVSAGGKQVIFNAMLATCNPGDEVVIPTPSWVSYADIVKFAGGVPVAVPCVEQTGFKLRAEDLEAAITPRTKWLILNFPNNPTGAACSRAEMKAIAEVMLRHPHVWILTDDIYEHLVYDGFEFGTIADVEPRLYDRVLTMNGVSKAYAMTGWRLGYCASGSKELIAAISNVNGQNGGGIATVSQAAAIAALDGPQDLLKERAAIYRDRRDFVLSKLGEIDGLRCHKPEGAFYLYPNMSGLIGRTTKGGRKIEGDVDFVMALVDEHHVATVQGAAYGMSPYFRISYATSMEMLSEGCARIAQFCQDMR, from the coding sequence ATGCCCTCTACATCAGACCGCCTGAAAAACGTTTCCATCTCCGCTTCCGCCGCCATGACCCAACGCGCCAGAGAGCTCGCCGCGCAGGGTGTCAAGGTGGTCAGCCTCTCCTCAGGTGAACCGGACTTCCCGACGCCTGCTCACGCAATCGAGGCCGCGCACGAAGCAGCCCTTGGCGGGCAGACGAAATATCCACCGATGGATGGCACGCCTGCGCTGAAAGCCGCGATTGCCAGAAAGTTCAAGCGGGACAATAATCTGACCTACGATGCCAGCCAAATCATCGTTTCTGCAGGCGGCAAACAGGTAATTTTCAACGCCATGCTTGCAACCTGCAATCCGGGCGACGAGGTCGTTATTCCCACCCCGTCATGGGTCAGCTATGCGGATATCGTCAAATTCGCAGGGGGTGTTCCGGTCGCTGTGCCGTGCGTCGAACAAACCGGTTTCAAACTGCGTGCCGAAGATTTGGAAGCTGCGATTACGCCACGTACCAAGTGGCTCATTCTCAATTTTCCCAACAACCCCACCGGCGCCGCCTGTTCCCGCGCGGAGATGAAAGCAATCGCAGAGGTTATGCTGCGTCATCCCCATGTCTGGATCCTGACTGACGATATTTACGAGCATCTTGTCTATGATGGCTTCGAATTCGGTACAATTGCCGATGTCGAGCCGCGGCTTTATGACCGCGTTCTGACAATGAACGGCGTGTCGAAGGCTTACGCCATGACGGGATGGCGTCTGGGCTATTGCGCCAGCGGCTCGAAGGAACTTATCGCCGCAATAAGCAATGTAAACGGTCAGAACGGCGGCGGCATTGCCACTGTTTCGCAGGCGGCAGCCATTGCAGCGCTGGACGGTCCCCAGGATCTTCTTAAAGAACGCGCCGCTATCTATCGTGACCGTCGCGATTTTGTTCTGAGCAAACTCGGCGAGATTGACGGTTTGCGCTGCCATAAACCGGAAGGCGCTTTTTACCTCTATCCCAATATGTCTGGGCTTATCGGCAGGACCACCAAGGGCGGACGCAAAATCGAAGGCGATGTGGATTTTGTGATGGCGCTGGTGGATGAGCATCACGTGGCAACGGTACAGGGCGCCGCCTATGGTATGAGCCCATACTTCCGGATCTCCTACGCAACGAGCATGGAGATGCTGAGCGAAGGCTGCGCCCGCATTGCGCAGTTCTGCCAGGATATGCGTTGA
- the nac gene encoding nitrogen assimilation transcriptional regulator NAC gives MDIRRLKSFIVIVDSGSITRAADILHLAQPALSQQLAALEDHFGQKLLIRSQQGVTMTDAGHAVYRHAQIILRQMEQAQVDVSAAGNSIAGRVSVGLVPFSSAATLSVELLAETRKRHPGILIHLTESVGQTYSQMIMNGRLELALIHGVGPIKGVKFEPMLSEEFYLVAHRDFAIEADSKPVPIAALDGMPMLMPPAYNFVRRAVDTAFTRSRINLKVVAEVEIVRTLARAVASGLGATIMPKAIANRIVSETSEPLICRLLSPRIEETLSLCMSDQNSLSEPAFAVKDILVELTEKLKL, from the coding sequence ATGGATATAAGACGTCTCAAATCATTCATCGTCATCGTAGACAGTGGCAGCATCACGCGCGCCGCAGATATTCTGCATCTGGCGCAACCGGCACTCAGCCAGCAACTAGCCGCGCTTGAAGATCATTTCGGCCAGAAATTGCTCATCCGCAGCCAGCAGGGCGTGACGATGACGGATGCGGGGCATGCCGTTTACCGCCATGCACAGATCATATTGCGCCAGATGGAACAGGCGCAGGTTGACGTATCGGCGGCGGGTAACTCAATTGCGGGACGCGTCTCTGTCGGTCTGGTCCCATTCAGCAGCGCTGCAACGCTTTCCGTGGAGCTGTTGGCGGAAACGCGGAAGCGACATCCGGGGATATTGATCCACCTGACGGAAAGTGTGGGACAAACCTATAGCCAGATGATCATGAATGGACGTCTGGAACTGGCTTTGATCCATGGGGTCGGACCAATCAAGGGCGTAAAATTCGAGCCCATGCTCAGCGAAGAATTTTATCTTGTCGCACATCGCGATTTCGCAATCGAAGCGGATTCAAAACCGGTGCCGATCGCCGCGCTTGATGGCATGCCCATGCTGATGCCACCCGCGTATAATTTTGTCCGGCGCGCTGTAGACACGGCATTCACCCGCAGCCGGATCAATCTGAAGGTCGTCGCGGAAGTGGAAATCGTCAGGACGCTTGCCCGCGCCGTTGCCAGTGGTCTCGGCGCAACCATCATGCCAAAAGCGATAGCCAACCGGATCGTCTCGGAAACGAGCGAACCACTTATTTGCCGGCTGCTGTCGCCACGGATCGAAGAAACACTGTCGCTCTGCATGTCCGACCAGAATTCGCTGTCTGAGCCGGCTTTTGCCGTCAAGGATATCCTGGTGGAACTGACGGAAAAATTGAAACTTTAG
- a CDS encoding SDR family oxidoreductase → MPFSDYKTALVTGASSGIGAAVVERFCRENIEVHAVARSAGALNELAERTGCIPHAIDVTDRAAIADLANKVQFDILVNNAGVDRPKKFLQADAEDIDLLIDVNLRAVLHICRLIVPGMVERDRGHVVNISSIAGNYNFGGNSTYHAVKAGVAMLSNQLRLDAFGRRVRVTEICPGRVATDIFTHVHGNDPSVRERFIDGFELPKAEDIADAIAFAIAAPVSMNIGHMEITPTLQVMGGLQTAKPQTVAQADAAKEQKP, encoded by the coding sequence ATGCCATTCTCCGATTACAAGACCGCTTTGGTCACCGGTGCTTCATCCGGTATCGGTGCCGCTGTCGTAGAGCGGTTTTGCCGCGAAAACATTGAAGTCCACGCGGTTGCCCGCAGCGCCGGCGCCCTGAATGAACTTGCCGAACGCACCGGCTGCATACCGCACGCGATCGACGTTACCGATCGCGCTGCAATTGCCGATCTTGCAAACAAGGTGCAGTTCGACATTCTCGTGAACAATGCCGGCGTCGACAGGCCGAAGAAGTTCCTTCAGGCTGATGCGGAGGATATCGACCTTTTGATCGATGTGAATCTCCGTGCCGTTCTCCACATCTGCCGGCTGATTGTTCCGGGCATGGTGGAGCGTGATCGCGGGCATGTCGTCAATATCTCGTCCATCGCCGGAAACTATAATTTCGGCGGCAACTCGACCTATCATGCCGTTAAAGCTGGTGTCGCCATGCTTTCGAACCAGTTGAGGCTGGATGCATTCGGCAGACGCGTCCGCGTAACGGAGATCTGCCCCGGCCGCGTGGCGACGGATATCTTCACTCACGTTCACGGCAACGATCCGAGCGTGCGCGAGCGCTTCATCGATGGTTTCGAGTTGCCGAAAGCGGAAGATATTGCCGACGCGATAGCCTTTGCCATTGCCGCTCCAGTTTCCATGAATATCGGCCATATGGAAATCACCCCGACATTGCAGGTTATGGGCGGACTTCAGACGGCCAAACCGCAGACTGTGGCGCAAGCTGACGCAGCGAAGGAACAAAAGCCGTGA
- a CDS encoding amino acid ABC transporter permease: protein MSGFDLSAILSDPQYIAMLWHGLQMTFVIFIGSWSLAMTLALVLLCVRFSSSRFADRAVAAYVSYHRNVPTLVQLMLWYFGIFTLLPSGLTDWLIGHNAEAIFAVVGLGLCQAAYFSEDLRSGLRSVSPGQMEAAKALGHGYLSAMRFIIMPQGVRNALPPLINHSVSLFKNSSLALIIGASELTHAIKEIENLSFQTFEIYLVGTVLYLFFSLLIMGAGAYLSMRLDPAWRARG from the coding sequence GTGAGCGGTTTCGACCTGTCGGCAATCCTGAGCGACCCGCAATATATTGCAATGCTCTGGCACGGATTGCAGATGACCTTCGTCATCTTTATCGGGTCCTGGTCTCTCGCCATGACGCTTGCGCTGGTCCTGTTATGCGTGCGGTTTTCATCGTCGCGTTTTGCTGATCGCGCCGTGGCGGCCTATGTTTCCTACCACCGCAATGTGCCCACACTCGTGCAATTGATGCTGTGGTACTTCGGGATATTCACGCTCCTGCCTTCAGGTTTGACGGACTGGCTGATCGGTCACAATGCCGAAGCGATCTTTGCCGTGGTGGGTCTTGGTCTCTGTCAGGCAGCCTATTTCAGTGAGGATCTGCGTTCAGGCCTGCGCTCCGTCAGCCCGGGACAGATGGAGGCGGCCAAGGCATTGGGCCACGGTTATCTCTCCGCGATGCGCTTCATCATCATGCCGCAAGGCGTGCGTAATGCCCTGCCGCCGCTCATCAATCACAGTGTCTCCTTGTTCAAGAACAGCAGCCTCGCCCTCATTATCGGCGCTTCCGAATTGACGCATGCCATCAAGGAAATTGAAAATCTCAGCTTCCAGACCTTCGAGATCTATCTTGTCGGAACTGTTCTGTACCTCTTCTTCTCGCTGTTGATCATGGGTGCCGGTGCGTATCTTTCGATGCGCCTTGATCCGGCGTGGAGGGCACGCGGATGA
- a CDS encoding amino acid ABC transporter permease, which translates to MIGDMITIVHDNWLLLLIGQYPNGPLGGLANTIILSALAIALAFPVSILMAMARLSKWRLLRWPVTGLVYVTRGVPLLMLILWSYFLVPLWTGADVPSFVIMLTTLVIYQGAFLSEVVRAGIVALGAGQMDAARALGHSYLGAMRFIILPQALYNMIPSMISTFVATIKDTTLGYVINVPDLTFAASQVNNQLLTQPFQVFLILAVVYYAICWSLTYLANAVERRIAKRRAGVVGRRQQALQAQAKIITEQP; encoded by the coding sequence ATGATCGGCGACATGATTACCATCGTTCATGACAACTGGTTGCTGCTGCTGATCGGGCAATATCCGAACGGCCCGCTTGGAGGGCTTGCGAACACGATCATCCTGTCTGCCCTTGCCATCGCACTGGCCTTTCCTGTCAGCATCCTTATGGCGATGGCGCGCCTGTCCAAGTGGCGGCTCCTGCGGTGGCCGGTAACGGGGCTGGTCTATGTCACGCGCGGCGTGCCTTTGCTCATGCTCATCCTGTGGAGTTATTTCCTCGTTCCGCTGTGGACCGGCGCAGACGTGCCGAGCTTCGTCATCATGTTGACGACGCTTGTCATCTATCAGGGCGCATTTCTCAGCGAAGTCGTAAGAGCGGGTATTGTCGCTCTTGGTGCGGGGCAGATGGATGCGGCGAGAGCGCTTGGCCACAGCTATCTCGGTGCAATGCGCTTCATCATCTTGCCGCAGGCGCTTTACAACATGATCCCCAGCATGATCTCGACATTCGTCGCCACGATCAAGGATACGACGCTCGGTTACGTCATCAACGTACCCGACCTCACCTTTGCGGCAAGTCAGGTCAATAATCAGCTTCTGACCCAACCATTCCAGGTCTTCCTCATCCTCGCGGTTGTCTACTACGCCATTTGCTGGAGCTTGACGTATCTCGCAAATGCCGTCGAGCGGCGTATCGCCAAACGCCGTGCCGGTGTGGTCGGTCGCCGGCAACAGGCATTGCAGGCGCAGGCGAAAATCATAACGGAGCAGCCATGA
- a CDS encoding amino acid ABC transporter ATP-binding protein → MTNTASSTQQTIRISNVCKSYGDYEVLKNVDAEVARGEVIVICGPSGSGKSTLIRTVNRLEEINSGSITLDGQDIHAATKTKELNLLRSRVGFVFQNFNLFPHLSVVENVTISPIRVKGVAPDVARQKALKLLDRVGLSDKAGAYPGQLSGGQQQRVAIARALAMEPPVMLFDEPTSALDPEMVGEVLAVMKGLAAEGMTMLCVTHEMGFAREVADRIWFIDAGEILEKATPEEFFTAPRHPRAQRFLSDLRH, encoded by the coding sequence ATGACAAACACGGCATCATCAACACAGCAGACCATCCGCATTTCCAATGTCTGCAAGAGTTATGGCGACTACGAGGTTTTGAAGAATGTCGACGCCGAAGTCGCGCGGGGCGAGGTTATCGTCATCTGCGGCCCTTCCGGCTCCGGCAAATCCACATTGATCCGTACCGTCAATCGTCTCGAAGAGATCAACAGCGGATCCATCACGCTCGATGGGCAGGATATTCACGCGGCAACCAAGACAAAGGAACTCAATCTTCTGCGCAGCAGAGTTGGTTTTGTGTTCCAGAATTTCAATCTCTTCCCGCACCTGTCCGTTGTCGAAAATGTCACGATTTCCCCGATCCGGGTGAAAGGCGTCGCACCTGATGTTGCCCGCCAGAAAGCTTTGAAGCTTCTGGATCGGGTAGGCCTCTCCGACAAGGCCGGCGCCTATCCGGGGCAATTGTCCGGCGGTCAGCAGCAGCGCGTGGCAATTGCGCGTGCGCTGGCCATGGAGCCGCCCGTCATGTTGTTCGATGAACCGACAAGCGCTCTCGACCCGGAAATGGTTGGAGAGGTGCTGGCCGTCATGAAGGGGCTCGCGGCAGAGGGCATGACCATGCTTTGCGTGACCCACGAAATGGGCTTTGCCCGTGAAGTTGCCGACCGCATCTGGTTCATCGACGCCGGCGAAATTCTCGAAAAAGCGACGCCGGAAGAGTTTTTTACAGCACCACGCCATCCGCGCGCGCAGCGGTTCCTTTCCGATCTGCGCCACTGA